The genomic interval TTCGTGCCCGGGCATCCCAATGAGGAACTTGTAGCCCGGGTGCAGGGGCCGGTGGTCACCGCACTCGAAGCGGTCTTCGTGTCCGACTGGCATCAGGAAGTGTCAGGCGACCTCGACGTCCTTCCCGGATTTGAAGGGCTCGCCCCGGCGGGATCATCCCACGCCCAACTGGTCCCGAGCTCCCCCGGCTATCGTCAGCAGACCTTCGCCACGCTTCTGGTCTCCCTGATCCACCAGGCCCGGCGGCGCGTCCACATCACGACCCCGTATTTTGTCCCCGACGAGCCCTTCCTTTCCGCCGTCCGGACCGCCGTCGAGCGCGGCGTGGACGTCCGGGTGGTCTTGTCCCGGCACTCGAACCAGCTCTTCACCATCCTCGCACAACGCTCGTTCTATGACGAACTGCTGGAAGCCGGCGTGAAGATCCATCTGTATCGTCCGCGGTTCCTGCACGCCAAGAGCGTGCTGGTGGACGACGACCTGGCCATCGTCGGGTCGAGCAACATTGACATCCGGTCCTTCGCGCTGAACGCGGAGGCGAGCCTGATGGTTTCCGACCCGGCGGTGGCGGCGCAGCTGGACCGCATCAATCAGCGCCACTTTGCCGACAGCGATCTCCTGGACGCCGCGGCGTGGGCCCGGCGTCCGTTCCGCCAGCGCGCGGCCCAGAACATCGCCCGCCTTGCGGATTCGCTCCTGTAATCCGTCGGGAGGCCCGGTGGTTCAGGGTTTTGCGGATTTGGGAACCTGCCGGAGGTACTTGTGACAGGCGACGCAGCTGATCGTCAGGTCAGAGTAGGCGAGCGTGGCGGCATCCACGTCGCGGACTTTCGCCGCCTTGACCAGGGATTCGGAGGCCAGCCGAAACTGGGTGGAGAACAGCTCGTAGTCGGGCGTTTGCAAGGCGGCCCAGCCGCGCTGTCCGCTCAGCGTCACAAGCGTCGTGGCGTTGGTCTCAACTTGAGGGAAATCGGCCACGGCCAGACCGCCCAGGATCCTTTGGGCCGCTGCGAGCTTTGAGCGCATCACGGCGGCGGTGGCGGCATCGGCCCCCTGAACGGGTTGCCAGCCGATTCCCGCGGCCAGCAGGGCGGCCGAACCCAGTGAGGAAATGGATTTCATGATCGCGACTGGCCGACACTACCGCGGACCGCCCCATCCCTTCAACCTGCGTTGCGCGTCGTTCCGCGGAGCACGGGAGACTGGCCGAAGCCGCCGGGACCGGCTATCAAGCCCCCCTGACAGCATGAGCGACGGAAAACGCATCCGCACCGACGGCGGTCCGGCCTTTGGCCACAACCCATTTGAAGCGCTCACCGCCGCGGGATTGCCCGACGTCCCGGCGTCCACCGGGCCGACGGACGTCCCGGCCACGGAAAGACCGGCGCTGAAGGGCGCACGCCACCGGGGACGCGTGGACATCATCCGTCAGCGGGCCGGTCGCGGCGGCAAGACGGTCATGGTGATCCGGGGCTTTGCGGGCATCAGTGGCGCGGAAAAGGAGGCGCTCGCCCATGCCATGCGCAAGGCCTGCGGCACAGGGGGCACCATGAAGAACGGCCAGATCGAGATTCAGGGCGGCAACCGCGATGCCGTCGCGCGCGTTCTGGAGGAGGCACGCTTCCACCCGGTGTTCGCCGGAGGGTGGTAGCCCGGTTGGACGCCTGACTCTCCTGGACGAGGCTTCCCCATGGTGCGTCTCCTGAAGCTTCACGTGGTCGTTGCGACCCTGGTGGTGTTCGGTGGACGGCTCGTTGGGGACGACCCACTCCGGCCCCGCAGCGGGTGGAAGGCCGAGCCGTTGCTGTCCGCACCGGAGCTGGCGCATCCGAGCGTCGTCTGCACGGCGCCCGATGGGCGGATCTTCGTCGCCGAGGATCCGATGGACATCCGAAGCGAGCGGGCGGACGCCCGCGAGGGGCGGATCCTGTGCCGGCATGCCGATGGTCGCCTGACCGTGTATGCGGAGGGACTCCACGCCGTGTTCGGAATGCAGTACCTTGAGGGCCGGCTGTACGTGTTGCACAATCCCCGGTTCTCCGTCTTTGCAGACCGCGGCGACCATGGAGAACCACGGGACGACCTGATCCCCGGCACCAATCCGGAGCCCTGGGCGTTGGACTGGAACGATCATGTGCCGGCGAATTTCCGGCTGGGTCTGGACGGCTATTTCTACGTCGCGACCGGGGACAAGGGGCTTTTCCAGGCGCGCGGAAGCGACGGGCGGGAGTTGTCCATGCGCGGCGGGGTGTTTCGCATCCGCCCCGACGGAACCGGGCTCGAAGCCTTCAGTCATGGGGTCCGCAACATTCTGGATGTGGCCCGCACCGATGAGGACGACCTCTTCACCTACGACAACACGGACGAACACCAGTGGATGTCCCGGATTGCCCACATGGTGGACGGCGGGTTTTACGGGTGGCCGCATGAATTCATCCCGCGTCGGGACCATGCGCTCTGGTGTCTTGCGGATCTTGGCGGCGGTGCCGCAACCGGGGCGCTGGTGGATGATGGTGGCGCGTGGCCGCCGGAACTCGCAGGACAATTGTACCTTGCCGACTTCGGGAAGCGACAGGTGCTGCGCGTGCGTCTCGAGCGCGATGGGGCCACGTTCCGGCTCGCGGAGCGTGAAGATCTCATCCCCGATCCGCCGGCGGATTTCCGCCCCGTGGGCCTCTGCCAGACTGCGGATGGCACCGGACTGCTGGTCTGCGACTGGCAGCATCGGGACAGCAAGGCGCCGGTGACGGTGGGACGGCTGTGGCGCCTGACTCCCGACGGTGCCCGGGCGCCGGAGCGTCCCGACTGGTGGGAGGACGCCGCCTCCGGGCGTCCGTTTACAGCCCCGGATGAGGCACTGCTCGCGGCCTTGGACCATCCCTCGAGGGCCGTGAGAGACACGGCGCAGCGGGAGCTTTCGCGGCGTCCTTCGGCCGGGCCGGCGCTTCAATCCACGCTCAAAAACGAAGCCGCCCCATGGCGGGCACGCATTCACGCGCTGTGGGCACTCACGGCGGCCGGGGAGACGGGCCCGGACGGGCTCACGACCGTCGTCGCCGCCGCCGTCGCCTCGCCGGATGCGCGGGTCGCCCGCCAGGCGCTTCGGGCGTTGGGCGAACGCGCTGCGGCGCCCGCGCCCCCCGAAGTGCTGAAGGCCGTGGAGGATCCGGATCCGACGCGACGCTTTCGTGCGGCGACCGCCCTCGGTCGGATCGCGGATCCCAAGGCGATCCCGGCACTTCGCGAGCGGCTTGGCGATGCGGATGACTGGGTTCGATTCGCCGCGTTCACGGCGCTCAACCGGATCGGGCGACGGCATGGCGAGACCTGGGATCTGGTGGTTCCGGGCCTTGCGGACCCGAACCCGCGGGTTCGATCCGGGACCCGGCACGCCCTGCGGGAGACCTGGGAGATGCCCCTGGTGATGGCGCTGACGAAGCATGCGGGCTCGGGAGGCGCGGAAGCAGCGGAGGCCGTTGCACTGTTGGGGGCCCTGCACCGGCAGCCGCCTCCGTGGCAGGGCGAATGGTGGGCCTATCACCCGGCCAGCGCGGCGCCACCGGCGAGGACCGGGCGCTGGGCCGGAACGGCCGTCGCCGAGGAGGCGCTCTTGAACGCACTGCGATCTTCCAGTGAGCCGGTCCGCTCCGCCGCGCTCCTGGCCGTTGGCGATGCCCGGGTCGAGGCGGCGGCGGACCTGTTGGAGGCGCTGGCGGGGAAGACAACCGATGCATCGGAACGGCGTGCCGTGGTTCGGGCCCGTTCCCGGCTGGGTGACGAGCGGGCCCGTGACTTCTTCGCCGCCGAGTTGCTGAGAACCCCGGATCCTGAAGTCCAGGTGTTGGCGCTGGAGGTCCTCCGGCAATCCCCCGCCGCTCCGGACGTCGAGACAGCACTGGAGGCCTTCTGGCGGACGCAACCCCGGGATCCGGCAGTGCTGATCGCCGCCTGCCGGACGACGGGCGATGCGGGCGGCCGATCCCTGGTTCCCGCGGTTGCCGCCTGTTCGACCCATCCCGACCCCGCGGTGCGGTCCGCTGCGGTGTCAGCGCTCGGACGCCTGGGAACGCCGCTCGCGGTCGCGGCCCTCGAACGCACCGTGCGGACCGGTCCGCCCGACACCGTCCGCTCCGCGCTGACCGCGCTGGGCGGCGTGCCCTCTCGGGAGGCGCGGGCCGTGCTGTTTGCGGCGGCGGAGGAGGGGCGGTGGCGTGGGGATGCGATTGGGGCGCTGGCGCGGCGGCCGCAGCCGGATGCCATTGCGCTGTACCTCGACGGGCTGGAACTGCCCGAGGCGCAAATTCGGGAGCAGTGTCGCGCGGCGCTTGGCCAGCTTCGCGATGCCACCTGGCCTGTGGTGTTGTCCCGACTGGACGGGCTGTCGTCCGCCGCGCAGGCCCAGTTGCGCCTCATTTTCGCGGGCCATCCGCCGGCGCAATCCAGCGGCCTGTTTGATCCGGGCAGTGGCTGGTCGGAGGCGGACTACCTGGCGGCGGCCAGCCAGTCCGGAGGCAATGAATTGCGGGGGCGCGACCTGTTCTTTTCGCCCCAGGGCCCGGCGTGTTCGCGCTGCCACCGGGTGGGTTCCGAGGGAAGTGAATTGGGACCCGACCTCACGCATGCCGGAACCCAGTTCGACCGCATGGCGCTTGCCGAGGCGATCCTGTTTCCCTCGCAAAGCGTCCGTGAAGGCTACCAGCAAACGACGCTTGAGCTCGCCTCCGGCGACCTGGTCCATGGCCTGATGCGGGTGGAAGAAGCCGACGCGGTCACCGTCCGGGACGCCGCCGGGCAGGACCATCGCGTGCCGAGGACGGACATCCGGGAACGTCTCACGAGCGGCCAGTCCCTCATGCCCGAAGGGCTCGCTGCCGGACTGTCCCCGACGGACTGGGCGGACCTCCTCGCCTACCTCGAAAGCCTGCGCTGACCCGAACGCACTGGGGCAGGCCGCAGGTCGGCACAGCCACCCCTTGCGCGGGGGAATTCCGGGAAAAATTCCCGGAGGCCGTTGCATACATAGAATTCCAATGCATCGTGGGGTGGAATGAAGATCAACAAGGATCTGATCGCCGCCAGTGCGACCCCGATCGTTCTGTCCCTGCTGCGGGAGGGCGAAAGTTACGGGTACGCGATCATCCAACGCGTTCGAGAGCTGTCCGATGGCGAGGTGCAGTGGACCGACGGGATGCTCTATCCGATCCTCCACCGATTGGAGGCTCAGGGCCTGATCGAGGCGCGATGGGGGGAGTCCGAATCCGGACGCAAACGGCGATACTACCGAATGAAGCCAGCGGCCAGGGATGTCCTTGAGGAGGAACGCCGCCAATGGAGCGTGATGAACCTGGTTCTCGCCAAGGTTTGGGAGGCTCAAGGCGCATGAAAACGTCCTCCGACCTCTCCCATGAGCTGTCCCGGCTTCCCCGCAGTCTGGCGGTGGAGCTGGAGGACCATTTGACGGAAGAGATTTCGCGGCTGGTCGCCGGCGGAATTCCCGAACAGGAGGCCCGCAGTCGGGCGCTCGCCCAGCTGGGCAGTCCTGCGGAGATTGCCGCGGCCAGCCGCCAGGCACTCCGGGATCCGATCTGGGGAAGCGCCCGGATTCCGCTGCAAAGCAAGTTGTTGTTTGCGGGATGGACGTCCTTCTCGCTGCTGTGGCTGGGCCGCATCTGCACCCATGAAGATCCCAGCTATGCCTCCGTCGCCCTGTGTTTGTTCCTCGGCCTTTTCGGGACGGCGATCGGTGTCGGGCTGCTGCGTCTGTGCGAAACTGCCCGACGGTTTGCCCTGGTGGGTTCGGTGATGATGGCGGGGGTACTCCTCGTGAAAGGTGCGGTCGCCTTCGTCATGCCGATGCCGGTTCCCCATGGCGTCTGGCTTCTACCCGTCCTCGCGGCCGGCGCGGTCCTCTCCGCCTGGATCCTTTCCCGCCCGTCGTTTCGAAACCGCTGCGTCTGAACCTGAACGCTTCCGCCCGATGTCCCGCAGAAATCCATTCAAGCGCCAGCCGGATTAGCGGCGCGCTCTGACCGGTCACCCGGAACTGCGTCTTCGCGCCAAAGCGCATCCCGGAATCACCACCTGCACCGAAAATGAAGCCTGCCGCTTCATCACGCTCTTTCCATGCCTTTTGACCTTCGCATTCGTGACGCCG from Verrucomicrobiia bacterium carries:
- a CDS encoding HEAT repeat domain-containing protein gives rise to the protein MVRLLKLHVVVATLVVFGGRLVGDDPLRPRSGWKAEPLLSAPELAHPSVVCTAPDGRIFVAEDPMDIRSERADAREGRILCRHADGRLTVYAEGLHAVFGMQYLEGRLYVLHNPRFSVFADRGDHGEPRDDLIPGTNPEPWALDWNDHVPANFRLGLDGYFYVATGDKGLFQARGSDGRELSMRGGVFRIRPDGTGLEAFSHGVRNILDVARTDEDDLFTYDNTDEHQWMSRIAHMVDGGFYGWPHEFIPRRDHALWCLADLGGGAATGALVDDGGAWPPELAGQLYLADFGKRQVLRVRLERDGATFRLAEREDLIPDPPADFRPVGLCQTADGTGLLVCDWQHRDSKAPVTVGRLWRLTPDGARAPERPDWWEDAASGRPFTAPDEALLAALDHPSRAVRDTAQRELSRRPSAGPALQSTLKNEAAPWRARIHALWALTAAGETGPDGLTTVVAAAVASPDARVARQALRALGERAAAPAPPEVLKAVEDPDPTRRFRAATALGRIADPKAIPALRERLGDADDWVRFAAFTALNRIGRRHGETWDLVVPGLADPNPRVRSGTRHALRETWEMPLVMALTKHAGSGGAEAAEAVALLGALHRQPPPWQGEWWAYHPASAAPPARTGRWAGTAVAEEALLNALRSSSEPVRSAALLAVGDARVEAAADLLEALAGKTTDASERRAVVRARSRLGDERARDFFAAELLRTPDPEVQVLALEVLRQSPAAPDVETALEAFWRTQPRDPAVLIAACRTTGDAGGRSLVPAVAACSTHPDPAVRSAAVSALGRLGTPLAVAALERTVRTGPPDTVRSALTALGGVPSREARAVLFAAAEEGRWRGDAIGALARRPQPDAIALYLDGLELPEAQIREQCRAALGQLRDATWPVVLSRLDGLSSAAQAQLRLIFAGHPPAQSSGLFDPGSGWSEADYLAAASQSGGNELRGRDLFFSPQGPACSRCHRVGSEGSELGPDLTHAGTQFDRMALAEAILFPSQSVREGYQQTTLELASGDLVHGLMRVEEADAVTVRDAAGQDHRVPRTDIRERLTSGQSLMPEGLAAGLSPTDWADLLAYLESLR
- the cls gene encoding cardiolipin synthase — encoded protein: MLGYVPQRRTPAAARTWLLLIFFFPWGGLALYLVLGRLHLPKRRRRLLEELSGRVREAARQLPPGIRTPPEALPPQSADAARLAENLTAFPMLAGNQIELLGDYVGSLERLAADMDAARDRIHLLYYIYGDDSVAAIVTRALERAADRGVSCRMLLDGVGSKAALKSLAPRLRDRGITVTELLPVRFFHHRGARADIRNHRKIAVVDGRIGYIGSQNVVAPNFVPGHPNEELVARVQGPVVTALEAVFVSDWHQEVSGDLDVLPGFEGLAPAGSSHAQLVPSSPGYRQQTFATLLVSLIHQARRRVHITTPYFVPDEPFLSAVRTAVERGVDVRVVLSRHSNQLFTILAQRSFYDELLEAGVKIHLYRPRFLHAKSVLVDDDLAIVGSSNIDIRSFALNAEASLMVSDPAVAAQLDRINQRHFADSDLLDAAAWARRPFRQRAAQNIARLADSLL
- a CDS encoding helix-turn-helix transcriptional regulator; translated protein: MKINKDLIAASATPIVLSLLREGESYGYAIIQRVRELSDGEVQWTDGMLYPILHRLEAQGLIEARWGESESGRKRRYYRMKPAARDVLEEERRQWSVMNLVLAKVWEAQGA
- a CDS encoding translation initiation factor; the protein is MSDGKRIRTDGGPAFGHNPFEALTAAGLPDVPASTGPTDVPATERPALKGARHRGRVDIIRQRAGRGGKTVMVIRGFAGISGAEKEALAHAMRKACGTGGTMKNGQIEIQGGNRDAVARVLEEARFHPVFAGGW